Within the Senegalia massiliensis genome, the region ATATATACTATATGGAAATGAAATAGATATAAGGGAATTATTTCTTAAAAACTTAGAGAATAAGCAATTTAATATAGTAGAAAATAAGCACATATTAGATTTTGATAAGGTATTTCAATTGGAATTAACAGATATTTCTTTGTTTTATTTAGAAAATCTCATAAATTTTATCTATACAAGAATTGAACAAGGTTATATTCTTAATCAATATAAGTTTGTAAATGAAGCAAAAGAATTCTTTTATTTTGATTATATACATGAGTTATTTGCTAAAGATATAAATATTAATATTTATGAAAGAGCATATATAACAACATATATAAGCTCATTATCGAGTTTGAAACCTATAATAGATGAACAAAAGATAATTGATATAGTTAATAAATTAATTTCTCAGTTTAAAAGTCAAGTATCTATAAATATAGAAGAAGAAGAAAAACTAACAAATAATCTTAAAAGTCACTTTAGATCTTCTTATAATAGAATACGATTTCAGATTCCTATTGTGAATCCATTATTAGAAGAAATTAAAGAAAAGTATTCTGACATATTTAAAATTACAAAATTGATAATTGAAAATATCAAAGGATTTCCAGAGTTATCAGGTATAAGAGAAGAAGAAATTGCTTATATAAGTATGTATTTTGGAGTGTATTTTAAGAAAAAACCACAATCTTTAAATAAAAACATGAAAAAAGTTCTTATAGTTTGTCATAAAGGAGCAGTGTTTTCTAAAATATTAGAAAAACAAATAGAAGAAAAATTTCCTTATATTGATATAGTAGCAACAACTCCCATAAAAGATATAGATAATTATCAAGGAGATTTTGACTATATAATTTCAACAGTCTCTCTAAAGGGATATGAAAATGTTATAGTGGTAAATCCAATATTAAGTAATTATGATATACATCTTTTGTATGAAAAAATTATGGAATATGATGCTCAAGGTATAAGAATAGACATAAAGTCTCTTTTAGATATAATCAAAAAATATTCTACAGTTCACAATGAAAAACTTTTAGAAAAAGAAATATTGCAAAAATTTTATAAGGTAAATAAAAAGGAGTTTGTTCAGCCAATGTTAAAAGAATTATTAACAGAAGATAGAATAGTATTAAAAGATAGTTTAGATAATTGGGAAGACGCTATAAAAATAGCATCGGAACCTTTATTAAACCAAAAAACAATAACTGATGAATATGTAAATGCAATGATAGATAGTGTTAAGGAACATGGACCTTATATAGTATTAACAGATTATTTTGCACTGCCACATGCTAGACCAGAAAGTGGAGTTAAGGATATGAGTATGTCTATGCTAATATTAAAAGAACCTGTTGATTTATTAGGGAAGCCAGTAAATATATTTACTGTCCTTGCTTCTATAGATAATTCATCTCATATAAAAGCTTTAGCTTCATTAACTGAAATAGTTGGAGACAAAGATAATATTGAAAAGCTTAAATCTAGTAACAATAGTGAAGAAGTAATGAAAATGATAAATAAAGAAGAGGAGGAATAATAAATGGAAATTTTAGCGGTATGTGGATTTGGAGTAGGTTCTTCAATGGTTTTAAAAATGACTCTAGACAAGGTATTTAAAGAATTAGGGGTAGATGCAAATGTTCAAACAATGGATCTATCATCAGCTAAAGGTGCTAAACCAGATGCAATTTTTACTTCTAAGGAAATAGCTAAAGACTTGAGAAATTCAACAACTTCTCCAGTGTATGAAGTGGAAAAATATATGGATAAACAAGAAGTTAAAAGCGCAGTAGAAAAATTTATTAATGAAAATAAAAAATAAAAGGAGGAATATTAATGAGTTTTATAATTGATAACCTTTTTAGAAATCCCCCTGTATTATTAGGAATAATAGCAATAATAGGTCTTGCTTTACAAGGGAAAAAAATTGGCGATGTAATTAAAGGTGGTCTTTTAGCTGCTATTGGAATGTTTATATTGCAGCAAGGTGTTAATATATTAGTTGGGTCAATAGCACCAATAAATGGATTATTTCAAGAAATTGCTGGTGGAGAAGTAACAGAAGGACTTAACGATATAACATTTACTTCAGAGTTTGGTGGAGAAGTAGGTCTTACAATGTTTTTTGCACTAGTATTACATCTTCTTATAGCTAGATTTACACCAATTAAAACTATATTTTTAACTGGTCACTTTTTATGGTGGTTCCCATTTATATTTGTAGCTGCAGGTGTAGAAGGGAATTTAAGTGGAGCTACTTTAATAATATTTGCAACAGTATTATCGGCATTATACTGGTCCATAGTTCCATGGTTATTAAAACCTTTTGTTAGTGCTGTTACAGGAGATGATTCCTTTACACTAGGTCATCCTTCAGGAATTTTAGCTTTAATATCAGGATTTATAGCTAAGAAGTTTGGAAACAAAGAAAGATCAACAGAAAGTTTAAAGATACCAGAAAGTTTATCATTCTTTAAAGAAGTATCTATTACTGGTGGTATAGTAGTATTTTTAATGTTCTTATTTTTAGGATTAACTGTAGACGGTGCATTTGAAGCAGAAGCACAACCAATAGTATTTTATGCAATAAATCAAGGATTCATGTTTGGTGCAGGCTTAGTAATCATGTTACAAGGTGTACGTATGTTAGTAAATCAAATATTACCTGCATTTCAAGGAATATCAGAAAAACTTATACCTAATTCAGTACCTGCATTAGATGCTCCAATATTATTTAACTATAAACCAAACGCAGCAATTATTGGATTTGTTACAGCAATGGTAGTATCCACAGTAGTTATACTAATAGCTAATAGTTTTAATGTATTTGGTTTGATGCTTATACCTTTAGTTATTACAAGTTTCTTTGAATGTGGAGCAGCTGCAGTAATAGGAGAAGGCCAAGGTGGACTTAGAGGAGCAATTATCGGTACCAGTTTTTCAGCAATAGTTATGGTAGGTTTAGTAGGTATTTCAGCTATAATATACTCTGGTACAATTCAAAACTGGATTTTAATTTTCGGAGGAAATGATCTTTCACTTTGGGGTACAATCTCTCAATATATAGCTAAATTAATTTCTCTAATATAAAGGAAGTGAGTTTTTGAAAGCATATAACAGATATTTTAATAAAGTTAAAGAAATATTAGAAATAGTAGAAGAAAGTGAAAAAGAAAATATAGAAAAAGTAGTAGACTTATTTGTAAAAGCTATAGAAAACAAAAATAGTATATTTACTTTTGGAGCATCACATGCTGGGATAATATCAGAAGAACTATTTTATAGAGCAGGAGGACTTGCTTTAATAAACCCTATTTTTGAACCGTCAATAATGTTAAACATAAGACCTATCACATTTACAAGTGAAATGGAAAGTTTAGTTGGATATGGCGAATTAATAGCTGATAAAGTAGATATAAAAAAAGATGATGTTATTTTATGTCATTCAGTTTCAGGAAGAAATTCTGTAATGATAGATTTTGTAACTAAAGCAAAAGAAAAAGGAGCTAAGATAATAGGTCTTACTAATGTATCTTATTCATCTCAAGTAGAATCTAGACATCCATCAGGAAAAAGATTAATGGATATTGCTGATATAGTAATAGATAATCATGGAGAAAAAGGTGATGCTACTATTAAAGTAGAAGGTCTAGAACAAAAAGTATCTCCTACATCTACTGTAGTAGGAAGTACAATAGTAAATTCAATAGTTGCACAAGTAGCAGAAGAGTTAATGAATAAAGGTATAACACCACCAATACTTTTTAGTGCAAACATAGATGGTGGAAAAGAGCATAATAATAAGATATTTGAGGAATATAAAGATTCTATTTATTACCTATAAAAAGCATTTGTGGTATTAATACCACAAATGCTTTTTTTATAACATTAAAATGTATGCTATCTCATACACTGTATTAAAATATGCACATAATTTAAAGAGGTAGCATAATTAAAAGCCTCTATATACTCATTGTTGAGGTTGAATTGAGTGGCATAGTACTTGCATAATTGTATTTCATAAATAAATTGTAAGGGGGAGAAAGAATGTTTAAAAAATTTACAAATGCATGTGTAGCAGTAGTACAAAAATATTTACCAGATCCATTTTTATTTGCTGCAATACTTACTTTTATTGTATTTTTAGCAGGTGTTTTTGTAACAGATCAAAGTCCATTAGCTATGATTGTTCATTGGGGAGATGGATTTTGGGGACTGTTAGCATTTTCAATGCAAATGGCACTAGTTTTAGTAACAGGTCATACTTTAGCAAATGCACCTATTATAAAAAAGGGACTAAGAAAATTAGCATCAATACCAAAGACTCCTATGCAAGCAATACTTGCAGTTACTTTTGTTGCAATAGTAGCTTGTTGGATTAACTGGGGATTTGGACTAGTAATTGGAGCATTATATGCAAGAGAACTTGCAAGACAAATTAAGACTGTAGACTATAGATTATTAATAGCCTCAGCTTATTCAGGATTCGTAGTATGGCATTCAGGTATATCTGGATCTATACCACTAAAACTTGCAACAGCAGGAGAAGGATTATCAGAAGCAACAGCAGGAGTAGTGACAAGTCCTATATCAACAAGTGAAACTATATTTTCACCATATAATCTAATTATATTTGGAATAATACTATTAACAATGCCTTTCATAAACAGAGCAATGCATCCAAAACCAGAAGATGTAGTATCTGTAGATCCAGAATTATTAGTAGATGAAGATTTAAGTGTAGAGGTAGAAAATCCAACATTTGCAGATAAGATGGAAAATAGCTCTATATTATCTATCTTAATAGGAGCAATGGGACTAGTATTTATAGTTAATTATTTCATAAATAATGGATTTGATTTAAACTTAAATATAGTTAACTTTATATTCTTATTTTTAGGGATAATACTTCATGGTACACCTAGAAAATTCTTAGATGCTATAATTATTGCAACAAGAGGAACTGCTGGGATAGTATTACAATTTCCATTTTATGCAGGAATAATGGGTATGATGACTGGACTTAGTCCATCAGGAAGTTCTCTTGCAATAGCTATATCAAATGGATTTGTAAGTATCTCTAATGAAACAACATTTCCATTTTTCAGTTTCTTAAGTGCAGGAGTAGTTAACTTTTTTGTACCTTCTGGTGGTGGACAATGGGCAGTACAAGCACCAATAATGATGCCAGCAAGTGCAGAACTTGGAGTTTCAGCTGCAAAAACAGGAATGAGTATAGCTTGGGGAGATGCTTGGACTAATTTAATACAACCATTCTGGGCTTTACCAGCACTTGGTATTGCAGGACTTGGAGCAAGAGATATTATGGGATATTGTATAATAGATCTCATATATACAGGAATAATAATCTCCTTAGGATTAATGTTTTTATAGCATAATTTCTAGAAAATGATTTTTTAATGTGATAACATAGTATTGGTAACAAACAAATAAATTTTGGGGGTGCAACAAATGAATAAACAAATTTCTATCCAACAAGCTATAGAAAAAATAGAAGATGGAATGACTATAATGGTAGGTGGATTTTTAGCTGTAGGGTCACCTAACAAGCTTGTGGATGCTTTAGTAGAGAAGAATGTAAAAGATTTAACATTAATAGCAAATGATACAGCCTTTATAGATAAAGGAGTAGGAAAATTAATAGTAAACAAACAAGTTAAAAAAGTCATAGTAAGTCACATAGGTACAAACAAAGAAACAGGAAGACAAATGAATGAGAATGAATTAGAAGTAGAGTTAGTTCCTCAAGGAACACTTGTTGAAAGAATAAGAGCAGCAGGGTTTGGACTTGGAGGAGTACTTACACCTACAGGAGTTAACACAATTGTAGAAGAAGGTAAAAAGAAAATAGAAGTAGAAGGTAAAGACTATTTACTTGAAACACCTTTAAAAGCAGATATTGCACTAATCAAAGGGGACATAGTAGATAAAAAAGGAAATATCCGTTACGATAAAACAGCAAGAAACTTCAATCCAACAATGGCTACGGCAGCAGATACTGTTATAGTAGAAGCAGATAATTTAGTTGAAATAGGCGAAATAGATCCAGAAAATGTTATTACACCAAGTCTATTTGTAGACTATATTGTTGATGGAGGTGGAAAGTAATGGATAAAAATAAAATAAAAGAAATAATAGCAAAAAGAGTAGCAAAAGAGTTTGTTGATGGAGATGTAATAAATCTAGGAATAGGTCTTCCTACACTTGTAGCTAATTATATTCCAGATGAAATGGATGTAGTTTTTCAATCTGAAAATGGATTTGTAGGACTTGGTCCAACTCCAGAAAAAGGTTCAGAAGATGACAACCTAACAAATGCAGGTGGCCAACACGTTACAGTTAAAAAAGGTGGAGCATTTTTTGATAGTGCATCTAGCTTTGGAATAATAAGAGGTGGTCATGTTGATGCAACTGTTCTAGGAGCTCTTCAAGTAGATTCAGAAGGTAGTCTTGCCAATTGGATGATACCAGGTAAAATGGTACCAGGAATGGGTGGAGCAATGGATCTTGTAGTAGGTGCAAAGAAAGTTATAGTAGCTATGACTCATACTGCAAAAGGAAATCCTAAGATTCTTAAAAAATGTTCATTACCTCTTACAGCAAAATCTCAAGTGGATTTAATAATAACAGAAATGGGAGTAATGGAAGTAACAGATAAAGGTTTAGTTCTTAAGGAAATAGGACCTGAAACAACAATAGAACAAATTAAAGATGCAACAGAAGCAGAGCTTATAATAGATGAAAATCTTAAATCTATGGAAATCTAAAAAAGCAGAGGTCACTCTGCTTTTTTTGTGACAAATTGACAAAATAAAATCATAATTTTATTAAAACTCTCCTTGAGATTAATAACTTTTTGAATTATAATAGAATATATATTGTCTAACTATTCAAATATATAGGAGGAGTTAAATGTCTAAGAAAAGCACCTCTAAAGTTTTAGAAAATATAGCATTAATAGCACAAATAGGTATATCTATGGCAGTACCTATAATTGGAAGTATATTTTTGGGTAATTTTTTGGACAAAAAATTAGGTACAAATATACTTTTTCTTATAGTGTTTTTAATACTAGGTGTCGGGGCTGCATTTATGACATTATTTAAAATGACTTCAAGGATGAGTAATAGGAAGTGATCTATTGAGTTTAACAAAAAATACTGAATACAAAATATTTAGAAGGGTAATAATATTGACGCTTATTATTATAGGTATAATACTACTTGCTATACCAAACCCTAAAGATGATATTTTAGGTTTTATCTTTGGAACAATAATAAACTTACTTAACTTTAGACTTATGAGTTTGTCTCTAGCCAAAGCAATGAAGATGCCACAAGCGAAAATTATGCCATATGTTGTAGGGAGCTATATGGCTAGATATATAATTTATGGTATAGTGCTTGCTATAGCTGCACTAGCCGACTATTTAAATTTTTATACAGTAGTGCTAGGTTTTTTTATGGTCAAAATAGTCATAATGTCTGATACATTTTTTGATACGATCAAAAAAAGAACTAGCTAAAGCTTTACAAACTGAAGAGAGGAGGTCATATATTTGGACAATATCAAGGGGATATTATTTGAGTTTATGGGTAAGGAAATTTACATACACTCAACAGTAATTAATTCATGGATAGTAGTATTATTGTTGTCCCTATTTGCAATATATGTAAGTAAGAAAATAAAGGCATCAGATCCTACCAAGAAACCCACAGGTATAGTAAATATAGTAGAAATAATAGTTGTGCAAATAGAAAATCTAGTAAAAGATACTATGGGGCCAGACAAGATGAAATTTGCTCCCTATATTGGAACACTTGCACTTTACCTTGCAGTAGCAAATTTATTTGGATTAATTGGATTTGATCCGCCTACATCGGATTATAATGTAACACTAGCATTAGCTATAATTACCTTTATATTGACACAATATTTTGGTATCAAAAGCAAAGGACTAGGTGGTTATTTCAAAGGATTCTTTGAACCAATACCACTTTTATTCCCAATAAATGTAATAGGTGAGCTTGCAAACCCTATATCACTATCATTCCGTTTATTTGGTAATATATTATCTGGTGTTATTATAATGGGACTTTTATATAGTGCAGTAGGTTATTTTGCACCAGTTGTAACTCCTGTATTTCATGCTTATTTTGACTTGTTTGCAGGATTAATTCAAACATTTATATTTATTATGCTTACAATGGTATTTGTATCAATGGCAATGGATGACTAAGATTAATTTTTTAAAAGATATTAAACTAAAAAACTATTTAAAATTAGAGGAGGAAACAAAATGTTAGAAGGAATTTCAAGTGAAGCGTTTATATTAGGATGTTCAGCAATAGGAGCAGGTCTTGCTGCAATAGCAGGTATAGGTCCTGGTATAGGTCAAGGTTATGCAGCAGGTAAAGCAGCAGAAGGAGTAGGAAGACAACCAGAAGCACAAGGAGATATAATTAGAACAATGATCCTAGGTCAAGCAGTTGCAGAAACAACTGGTATTTATGGACTAGTTATAGCTATAATATTATTATTTGTAAGACCTTTATTAGGAGCTCTTTAAAAAATAATAAATTTAAAGAGGTGGGGGAACACCTTCCCATCTCTTATTGTTGTAGCTAAAACTAATTATAATGGCAGTAATTACTGAAGGGAGGATTATGAATGGTACCTGAAATTCATGTGTTACCTGATCCGTTCAATTTTACACTTCAATTATTAGCAACACTTGTACTTTTTCTTGTGCTTAGACATTTCTTATGGGATACAGTAAAGGAATTTTTAAATAAAAGACAAGAAAGTGTTCAAAATGATTTAGATAGAGCAGAAAAAGAAAAAGTGGAAGCTATGAAATTAAAAGAAGAGTATCAAGCTAAAATTGAAGATGCAAAAGGTGAAGGAAAAGAAATTATAGAATCTTCAAGGAAAAAAGCAGAAGATATAAAAGAAGATATAGTAAATAACGCGAAAAAAGAATCAAATGATATGATAAATAGAGCTAAAAAAGAAATAGAAAGAGAACAAAGACAAGCAAGAATGGAATTAAAAAATGAAGTAGTAGAACTTGCAATGCTTGCTGCAAGTAAAGTAATAGATAAAAATTTAGATAAAGAAGCCCATGCAGGGATGATTGATAAGTTTATTGATGAGGTAGGGGAATCAAAATGGCAGAATTAGTATCTAAAAGATATGCTGAAGCTCTATTTGAAGTAGCCCTGGAACAAGAAAACTTAGAAAAATTTAAAGAAGAAATTATTGGAGTATCAGATATATTTGAAAGTGAAAAAGAACTTAAAATTGTATTTGAACATCCAAAACTTTCAACAGATGAGAAAAAAGACATTTTAGATAATCTTTTTAAAGATAGAATAAGTGAAGAAGTTTTAAACTTTTTATATATCATAGTAGATAAAGGAAGAGAAAAATATATTTCTGATATAAAAGATGAATATATTGTGCTTTTCAATAAAGAATATGGAATAGTAGAAGGTAAAGCTATAACAGCAATTGAAATGACACAAGAAAAATTAGAGAGATTAGAAAAAGAATTATCTAAAAAATTAAATAAGACAATAAAATTAGAAAATAAAGTTGATTCAACTGTATTAGGTGGAGTACTTGTAAAAATAGGCGACAAGGTTATAGATTCAAGCGTTAAAGGTACAATCGATGAAATGTCAAGACAACTAAATAACGCTACAGTAACTAAGAAAGAGGTGGAAATGAAGTGAACCTAAGACCTGAAGAGATTAGCTCAATTATAAAAGAGCAAATTAAAAATTATAAAAAAAGAATAGACGTAGAAGATGTAGGAAGTGTACTTGAAGTTGGAGATGGTATCTCTAGAGTATATGGACTTGAAAATTGTATGGCAGGAGAACTTCTTGAATTCCCTGGTGAAATATATGGTATGGCTTTAAACTTAGAAGAAGATAACGTAGGTTGTGTGTTACTTGGACCTGATGACAACATAAAAGAAGGCGATACTGTAAAGAGAACTGGAAGAATAGTAGAAGTTCCAGTAGGGGATCAAATGATAGGTAGAGTAGTAAATGCTCTAGGTCAATCCATAGATGGAAAAGGTGCAATAGAATCAGATAAATATAGACCAGTAGAGCAAAAAGCATCTGGTGTTATAACAAGAAAATCTGTATCTGTGCCACTTCAAACAGGAATAAAAGCTATTGACTCCATGATTCCTATAGGACGTGGACAGAGAGAGCTTATCATTGGTGACAGACAAACAGGTAAAACAGCAATAGCAATAGATACAATATTAAATCAAAAAGATCAAGATGTAATATGTATATATGTTGCAATTGGACAAAAGAAATCAACAGTTGCAGGAATATATGAGAATTTACAAAAAAGAGGAGCAATGGACTATACTATAATAGTTTCAGCAACAGCAAGTGAGCTTGCTCCACTTCAATATATAGCACCATATGCAGGAGCTGCAATGGGTGAAGAATTTATGTTTAATGGAAAAGATGTACTTATAATATATGATGACCTTTCTAAACATGCGGTTGCTTATCGTACAATGAGTTTACTTCTTAGAAGACCACCAGGACGTGAAGCTTATCCTGGAGATGTATTCTACCTTCATTCAAGATTACTTGAACGTGCAGCAAGATTAAATGAAGATTATGGTGGAGGTTCTATGACAGCACTTCCAATAATAGAAACTCAAGCAGGAGATATCTCAGCATTTATTCCAACAAATGTTATATCAATTACAGATGGACAGATATTCTTAGAAACAGACCTTTTTGCATCAGGTCAAAGACCTGCTATAAATGCAGGACTTTCAGTATCTCGTGTTGGTGGAGATGCCCAAATTAAAGCAATGAAAAAAGTTTCAGGGACACTTAAAATTGACCTTGCACAATATAGAGACCTTCAATCATTTGCACAATTTGGTTCTGATTTAGATAAAGAAACTAGAACTGCTCTTGATCGTGGAGAGAGAATAATGGAAGTATTAAAACAACCTCAATATTCACCAGTAAATGTAGAGCATCAGGTAATGATACTTTTTGCTGTAACTAAAAAATATTTAAGAGATATACCAGTAGAAAAAGTAAAAGAATTTGAATCAGAATTTATTAAATATATGGATACAAATCATCCTGAAATAGGAAAATCTATATTAGATAATGGAAAGCTTTCAGAAGAAGATGAAGAGATTCTTAGAAAAGGAATAGAAGATTTCAAAGAAGAATTCAAAAAAACTATGTAAGCTTTTAAAGAAGAGAGGTGTTTAGATGGCTCAAGAAAGCATGCAAGATATCAAAAGGCGAATAAAAAGTGTAGGTAGTACAAAACAAATTACAAATGCCATGGAACTTGTAGCTTCTTCAAAACTTAAAAAGGCTAGAAAAAGGCTAGAAAAAACTGAGCCGTATTTCCTTACAGTAAGTAGAAGTATAAAAGATATATTAGCAAGTTCTAGAGGAATAAGCCATCCTATGCTTGAAAAAAGAGAAGTTAAAAATAAATGCTATATAATAGTTACATCAGATAGAGGATTATGTGGTGGCTATAATGTAAATATTATAAAAAAAGTAGAAGCTGATATGGATTCAAAAGATAGTACTAAAATCATAACTATAGGTCAAAAGGGAAAAATACATTTTAAAAGAAGAAATTATGATGTTAAAGGCTCTTTTACTAACATATCAGAAGACCCTACATTTATGGATGCAACTCAAATAGGCAATATGGCACTTAAGCTTTATGAAGACGGAGAAGTGGATGAGGTAAATATAGCATATACTCAATTTAAAAGTACAATTAATCATGAACCTACTATCTTAAAATTACTTCCGGCAGAAAATATTGCAGAAGAAGAAACAAAGGAGAAAAGAATACTTACAGAATACGAGCCTTCTCCTGAAGTAGTACTTGATTATCTTATACCGAAATATATAAGAAGTACAATATATGGAGCAATGATAGAATCATCCGCATCAGAACAAGGTGCAAGAAGAATGGCTATGGAATCAGCAACTGACAATGCAGAAGAAATGATAGATGATTTAAATCTTAAATACAATAGAGCTCGTCAAGCTGCAATCACACAAGAAATTGCAGAAATAGTAGGTGGAGCAGAAGCATTACAATAAGGACTAGAAAAGGAGTTGAAAATATGGCTGAATCAAACATAGGAAATATTGTTCAGATAATCGGTCCAGTAGTGGATATCAGATTTGATGAAGAGAATCTTCCTAACCTATTAAATGCCATAAAAATAAAAGGCAAAGATGGAGAAGAAATTACAGTAGAAGTTTCTCAACATATAGGTGATGACATTGTAAGATGTATATCAATGGATTCCACAGATGGATTTGTCAGAGGAATGGAAGCAGTAGATACAGGAGCTCCAATAAGTGTACCAGTAGGAGATAATACATTAGGTAGAATGTTTAATGTTACAGGAGATGCAATAGATGGAAAGGAAAATGTTACAACAGGACCTACATCCCCAATTCACAGAGAAGCACCTCCATTTGAAGAACAACAAACTTCAACAGAAATATTTGAAACTGGAATAAAGGTAGTAGACTTAATATGTCCATATTCTAAAGGTGGTAAAGTAGGTTTATTCGGTGGTGCTGGAGTTGGTAAAACAGTACTTATTCAGGAACTTATAAACAATATAGCAACAGAGCATGGTGGACTTTCAGTATTTGCTGGAGTTGGAGAAAGAACAAGAGAAGGTAATGACCTTTATTATGAAATGAAAGATTCAGGAGTACTTGATAAAACATCTCTAGTATTTGGTCAAATGAATGAGCCACCTGGGGCACGTATGAGAGTTGGACTTACAGGACTTACAATGGCAGAACATTTTAGAGATGAAGCAGGTCAAGATGTACTTTTATTTATAGATAATATATTTAGATTTACACAAGCAGGTTCTGAAGTTTCAGCATTACTTGGACGTATGCCATCTGCAGTTGGTTATCAGCCAACACTTGCAACAGAAATGGGTAGACTTCAAGAGAGAATAACTTCAACTAAAAAAGGATCAATAACATCAATACAAGCAGTATATGTACCAGCAGATGACCTTACTGACCCGGCACCTGCAACAACATTTGCTCATCTTGATGCTACTACAACTCTATCTCGTTCTATATCAGAGCTAGGAATTTATCCTGCAGTTGATCCTCTAGATTCAAACTCTAGAATACTTGATCCACAAATAGTAGGAGAAGAACATTATAATACTGCACGTAGAGTACAGGAGATACTTCAAAAATATAAAGAATTACAAGATATTATAGCGATACTTGGTATGGATGAATTATCAGAAGAAGATAAGATTACAGTTGCACGTGCTAGAAGAATACAACGTTTCTTATCTCAACCATTTACAGTAGCAGAACAATTTACTGGAATAAATGGAGAATATGTACCTTT harbors:
- a CDS encoding AtpZ/AtpI family protein; protein product: MSKKSTSKVLENIALIAQIGISMAVPIIGSIFLGNFLDKKLGTNILFLIVFLILGVGAAFMTLFKMTSRMSNRK
- a CDS encoding F0F1 ATP synthase subunit delta, translating into MAELVSKRYAEALFEVALEQENLEKFKEEIIGVSDIFESEKELKIVFEHPKLSTDEKKDILDNLFKDRISEEVLNFLYIIVDKGREKYISDIKDEYIVLFNKEYGIVEGKAITAIEMTQEKLERLEKELSKKLNKTIKLENKVDSTVLGGVLVKIGDKVIDSSVKGTIDEMSRQLNNATVTKKEVEMK
- the atpA gene encoding F0F1 ATP synthase subunit alpha, with amino-acid sequence MNLRPEEISSIIKEQIKNYKKRIDVEDVGSVLEVGDGISRVYGLENCMAGELLEFPGEIYGMALNLEEDNVGCVLLGPDDNIKEGDTVKRTGRIVEVPVGDQMIGRVVNALGQSIDGKGAIESDKYRPVEQKASGVITRKSVSVPLQTGIKAIDSMIPIGRGQRELIIGDRQTGKTAIAIDTILNQKDQDVICIYVAIGQKKSTVAGIYENLQKRGAMDYTIIVSATASELAPLQYIAPYAGAAMGEEFMFNGKDVLIIYDDLSKHAVAYRTMSLLLRRPPGREAYPGDVFYLHSRLLERAARLNEDYGGGSMTALPIIETQAGDISAFIPTNVISITDGQIFLETDLFASGQRPAINAGLSVSRVGGDAQIKAMKKVSGTLKIDLAQYRDLQSFAQFGSDLDKETRTALDRGERIMEVLKQPQYSPVNVEHQVMILFAVTKKYLRDIPVEKVKEFESEFIKYMDTNHPEIGKSILDNGKLSEEDEEILRKGIEDFKEEFKKTM
- a CDS encoding ATP synthase subunit I, which translates into the protein MSLTKNTEYKIFRRVIILTLIIIGIILLAIPNPKDDILGFIFGTIINLLNFRLMSLSLAKAMKMPQAKIMPYVVGSYMARYIIYGIVLAIAALADYLNFYTVVLGFFMVKIVIMSDTFFDTIKKRTS
- the atpG gene encoding ATP synthase F1 subunit gamma encodes the protein MAQESMQDIKRRIKSVGSTKQITNAMELVASSKLKKARKRLEKTEPYFLTVSRSIKDILASSRGISHPMLEKREVKNKCYIIVTSDRGLCGGYNVNIIKKVEADMDSKDSTKIITIGQKGKIHFKRRNYDVKGSFTNISEDPTFMDATQIGNMALKLYEDGEVDEVNIAYTQFKSTINHEPTILKLLPAENIAEEETKEKRILTEYEPSPEVVLDYLIPKYIRSTIYGAMIESSASEQGARRMAMESATDNAEEMIDDLNLKYNRARQAAITQEIAEIVGGAEALQ
- the atpB gene encoding F0F1 ATP synthase subunit A translates to MDNIKGILFEFMGKEIYIHSTVINSWIVVLLLSLFAIYVSKKIKASDPTKKPTGIVNIVEIIVVQIENLVKDTMGPDKMKFAPYIGTLALYLAVANLFGLIGFDPPTSDYNVTLALAIITFILTQYFGIKSKGLGGYFKGFFEPIPLLFPINVIGELANPISLSFRLFGNILSGVIIMGLLYSAVGYFAPVVTPVFHAYFDLFAGLIQTFIFIMLTMVFVSMAMDD
- the atpE gene encoding ATP synthase F0 subunit C, with amino-acid sequence MLEGISSEAFILGCSAIGAGLAAIAGIGPGIGQGYAAGKAAEGVGRQPEAQGDIIRTMILGQAVAETTGIYGLVIAIILLFVRPLLGAL
- a CDS encoding F0F1 ATP synthase subunit B, with the translated sequence MVPEIHVLPDPFNFTLQLLATLVLFLVLRHFLWDTVKEFLNKRQESVQNDLDRAEKEKVEAMKLKEEYQAKIEDAKGEGKEIIESSRKKAEDIKEDIVNNAKKESNDMINRAKKEIEREQRQARMELKNEVVELAMLAASKVIDKNLDKEAHAGMIDKFIDEVGESKWQN
- the atpD gene encoding F0F1 ATP synthase subunit beta, giving the protein MAESNIGNIVQIIGPVVDIRFDEENLPNLLNAIKIKGKDGEEITVEVSQHIGDDIVRCISMDSTDGFVRGMEAVDTGAPISVPVGDNTLGRMFNVTGDAIDGKENVTTGPTSPIHREAPPFEEQQTSTEIFETGIKVVDLICPYSKGGKVGLFGGAGVGKTVLIQELINNIATEHGGLSVFAGVGERTREGNDLYYEMKDSGVLDKTSLVFGQMNEPPGARMRVGLTGLTMAEHFRDEAGQDVLLFIDNIFRFTQAGSEVSALLGRMPSAVGYQPTLATEMGRLQERITSTKKGSITSIQAVYVPADDLTDPAPATTFAHLDATTTLSRSISELGIYPAVDPLDSNSRILDPQIVGEEHYNTARRVQEILQKYKELQDIIAILGMDELSEEDKITVARARRIQRFLSQPFTVAEQFTGINGEYVPLKETIRGFNEILEGKHDDLPEAAFLLVGTIEQAVEKAKKIREEE